A genomic region of Catalinimonas niigatensis contains the following coding sequences:
- a CDS encoding SusC/RagA family TonB-linked outer membrane protein, whose amino-acid sequence MGLKLAQTISGKVTDSSNGEPLPGVNILVMGTTVGTVTDISGNYQINADEDASLTFSYIGFVTQTVEVNGRSVINVAMGYDDQALDEVVVTALGIKKEAKSLGYAVATVSGEDINVNRTPNMMSSLQGKMAGVNIATMSTGPAGTSKIRIRGQSSFSGQNNPLIVINGVPVDNSNYALGGNFGNRAANSSDGGDGLSSINPDDIETMTVLKGATAAALYGSRAKDGVVMITTKSGSRGAGMGIEFNSNFTTDTPLDFTDFQYEYGQGERGVRPTSPFPTSGVWSFGEKFEPGMTQILFDNEEWPYAPVYDRISKFYNIGTNWTNTVTFSNGGENGSFSLSFANTDNKSIMPNSDFNRQTINLGFDQNITRKLTVQGNINYSNEYNRNPPQINTQDFAVPTVVATLANSMPLEALEQNQTLPNGDEFVFSRFLVRNNPYYSINHHFENIKRDRIFGNLALRYQLADWLYFQGRIAQDFYVRNQDYNIPNGYAPIPRAPEGFVNGSFTQDVRQFREANYDFLLGANRSLGSNFAMDLTLGGNQRYVRMEYNSVTVKDFIQPDLYTVMNGREKNPLYSLSERQVNSLYGAAELSYRDYAFLNVTARNDWFSTLAPDNRSILYPSVTGSFVFSQAFADLPNWLNFGKIRAAYAEVGDDNVAPYSNALYYSVENNLFPTPSGQPVPIGGIYTNTIPNSSLRPLRVSEAEVGVELKLFEDLIGFDFTYYRKITEDQILAAQVPDVSGYTNKLINVGQSLNRGIEMLLTFSPVNRAAFRWDVSLNASYNTSEVLKLGTAEADTMITVGGSGGSTLRQVVGKPIGQLFVFGYLRDDQGRKVFDPNSGRPIRDPSPINVGSALPRYFGGISNTFNYKGIRLSTLIDFKLGHKMIAGSNMNYLRHGLHKRTLVGREEGYVIGDGVNPNGEINTTRSDLQPFYETPNVLGIYEDFVFNAGFWKLRQVTLGYDFTKHLPENFFIRSLRLDAVANNVLVLKKWTENMDPEMVNNSSDNALGLDFWPSLPPTRSIGFNLNVKF is encoded by the coding sequence ATGGGGTTGAAACTTGCGCAAACGATCTCCGGCAAAGTAACCGACAGCAGCAATGGAGAGCCACTTCCTGGAGTGAATATTTTAGTCATGGGTACTACAGTAGGTACAGTAACTGATATCAGTGGAAACTATCAGATCAATGCCGATGAGGATGCGTCCTTAACCTTTTCATACATTGGCTTCGTTACCCAGACGGTTGAAGTCAATGGCCGCTCTGTGATCAATGTGGCGATGGGGTATGATGATCAGGCACTGGATGAGGTAGTAGTCACTGCACTGGGTATTAAAAAAGAGGCTAAAAGCCTGGGCTATGCTGTAGCTACGGTAAGCGGTGAAGATATTAATGTAAATCGAACGCCTAACATGATGAGTTCCCTTCAGGGAAAAATGGCAGGGGTTAATATCGCTACCATGTCTACCGGACCAGCCGGTACCAGCAAAATCCGGATAAGGGGGCAATCTTCTTTCAGTGGTCAGAATAATCCCCTTATTGTCATTAATGGAGTACCGGTAGACAATTCAAATTACGCATTGGGAGGAAACTTCGGCAATCGTGCAGCCAACAGTTCGGATGGGGGTGATGGCCTCTCCAGCATCAATCCTGATGATATAGAGACCATGACAGTACTGAAAGGGGCTACCGCTGCAGCCCTGTATGGCTCAAGGGCCAAAGACGGGGTAGTGATGATTACCACCAAAAGCGGTAGCCGGGGTGCAGGAATGGGCATAGAATTTAACAGTAATTTTACAACGGATACTCCCCTGGATTTTACGGATTTTCAGTATGAGTACGGACAGGGAGAAAGAGGTGTACGGCCAACATCACCCTTTCCTACCTCAGGAGTATGGAGTTTTGGAGAGAAGTTTGAGCCTGGTATGACCCAGATTCTCTTTGATAATGAAGAGTGGCCTTATGCGCCTGTGTATGACAGGATAAGTAAGTTTTACAATATAGGCACCAATTGGACAAATACGGTGACATTCTCTAATGGCGGAGAAAATGGCAGCTTTAGTCTATCATTTGCCAATACGGATAACAAGAGTATTATGCCTAATTCGGATTTTAACCGACAGACTATAAACCTGGGATTTGATCAGAACATTACCAGGAAACTAACAGTGCAGGGAAATATCAATTATTCCAACGAATACAACCGTAACCCTCCCCAAATCAATACCCAGGATTTTGCAGTACCTACAGTGGTTGCTACACTGGCCAATTCCATGCCTCTAGAAGCATTGGAACAGAACCAAACGCTTCCCAATGGGGATGAATTTGTTTTTTCCAGGTTTCTGGTGCGAAACAACCCTTACTATTCCATCAACCATCATTTTGAAAATATCAAGCGAGATAGAATCTTTGGTAATTTGGCCTTGCGTTATCAATTGGCTGACTGGTTGTATTTTCAAGGGAGGATCGCACAGGATTTTTATGTCAGAAATCAGGATTACAACATCCCCAATGGTTATGCACCTATTCCCAGGGCTCCCGAAGGATTTGTCAATGGCTCCTTTACACAGGATGTACGACAGTTCAGAGAAGCAAACTATGATTTTCTACTCGGTGCCAACCGTAGCCTGGGAAGTAATTTTGCCATGGATCTCACCTTGGGAGGAAATCAGCGCTATGTTCGTATGGAATATAACAGCGTAACGGTAAAAGATTTTATTCAGCCCGATCTATACACAGTAATGAATGGACGGGAAAAAAACCCCTTGTATAGCTTATCAGAAAGGCAAGTAAACTCTTTGTATGGAGCTGCCGAATTATCTTACAGAGATTATGCCTTTTTGAATGTGACTGCACGTAATGACTGGTTCTCGACACTGGCACCTGATAACCGCAGTATCCTTTACCCTTCTGTAACGGGTAGCTTTGTCTTTTCTCAGGCATTTGCTGACCTTCCCAATTGGTTGAATTTTGGAAAGATAAGGGCTGCGTATGCAGAGGTAGGTGATGATAATGTGGCTCCTTATTCCAACGCCTTATACTATAGTGTTGAGAACAACCTTTTTCCCACACCTTCCGGGCAACCTGTTCCTATTGGAGGAATCTATACCAATACTATCCCCAACAGTAGCCTCAGACCATTAAGAGTTTCGGAAGCTGAAGTAGGCGTAGAGCTTAAGCTTTTTGAAGATCTGATTGGATTTGATTTTACGTATTATCGTAAAATTACAGAAGATCAGATACTGGCTGCGCAGGTGCCGGATGTATCAGGGTACACCAATAAACTGATCAATGTAGGGCAGAGCCTGAACAGAGGTATAGAAATGTTGCTGACTTTCTCACCGGTAAATCGCGCTGCTTTCAGATGGGATGTAAGCCTGAATGCGTCTTATAATACCTCAGAAGTGTTAAAGCTCGGAACCGCAGAGGCAGATACCATGATCACCGTTGGAGGCAGCGGGGGCAGCACCCTGAGGCAGGTAGTGGGCAAACCTATCGGGCAGTTGTTCGTCTTTGGCTACCTCAGGGACGATCAGGGCAGAAAAGTTTTTGACCCTAACAGCGGCCGACCTATTCGTGATCCTTCACCGATCAATGTGGGCAGCGCACTACCCAGATATTTTGGTGGTATAAGCAATACCTTTAATTATAAAGGCATTAGGTTATCCACCCTGATTGATTTCAAACTGGGCCATAAGATGATCGCGGGTTCCAATATGAATTATTTACGCCACGGTTTGCACAAGAGAACACTGGTAGGTAGAGAAGAAGGATATGTCATAGGGGATGGGGTGAACCCGAATGGAGAGATCAACACGACAAGGTCTGATCTCCAGCCTTTTTATGAAACACCCAACGTACTGGGAATTTATGAAGATTTTGTCTTCAATGCAGGCTTCTGGAAGTTGCGTCAGGTTACGCTGGGCTATGATTTTACCAAACACCTGCCTGAAAATTTCTTCATCAGAAGTTTAAGACTTGACGCAGTAGCTAATAATGTGCTGGTATTGAAAAAATGGACAGAAAATATGGACCCCGAAATGGTGAACAACTCATCTGACAATGCTTTGGGATTAGATTTCTGGCCAAGCTTACCTCCTACCAGAAGTATTGGATTTAACTTGAATGTAAAGTTTTGA
- a CDS encoding SusD/RagB family nutrient-binding outer membrane lipoprotein: MVNIKLYIQGIFTTVLLLLFAGCEEGFDDLNTDKVNPTTLDPVIVMNKGILDATYRDGFGTLQMLSYNFGIVQQIITPYGSSLAGANYNQTNTANTARVWQNFYQNVIKQVVDVVAKTQDDPERSNLYQMARIWKAYSFMIVTDTYGDIPYFEAGRGFLEDITAAVYDPQQEIYTDILNELAEASAGLDASQAIETSDILYGGDVTQWKRLGYSLLLRAAMRLSKVDPSTAQTYVTQAVNGGLMQSNEDNAVIRHTALYNNYIGQHLTAREKTNYYLAAPFVDYLKENNDPRLSSLAIRYVGATGGPEQTMDRASTAPEVQVGMPMGYDDVSINTVLAENGVASLWDFSQGNINTVLKVNAPEFHVTYAQTQLLLAEAVVRGWADGDAAALFASGIRAHMEQMATYDVNATIEESAIQAYLDAHPLETANALAQINTQYWVASFLNGSEAWANFRRSDYPALLPNPYPGSEITEEFIRRMPYPDSEIITNQQNVSDAISRQGPDNLDTRMWWDVAL, translated from the coding sequence ATGGTAAATATTAAATTATATATACAGGGGATATTCACAACAGTATTGTTGTTGTTGTTTGCTGGTTGTGAAGAAGGTTTTGATGATCTCAATACGGACAAAGTAAACCCTACTACTCTTGACCCGGTGATCGTCATGAATAAAGGTATCTTGGATGCTACCTACCGTGATGGGTTTGGTACATTACAAATGCTTTCTTATAACTTTGGTATTGTACAGCAGATCATTACACCATATGGCAGTTCGTTGGCCGGAGCCAATTATAACCAGACCAATACGGCAAATACGGCTCGTGTGTGGCAGAATTTTTATCAGAATGTGATCAAACAGGTAGTAGATGTAGTCGCCAAAACCCAGGATGATCCGGAACGTTCCAACCTCTATCAAATGGCAAGGATATGGAAGGCTTATTCATTTATGATCGTAACCGACACTTATGGTGACATTCCGTATTTTGAGGCTGGCAGAGGCTTCTTAGAAGATATCACAGCGGCAGTGTATGATCCACAGCAAGAAATATACACGGATATATTGAATGAGTTGGCGGAAGCCTCAGCCGGACTGGATGCATCACAAGCCATTGAAACCAGTGATATTTTGTATGGAGGTGACGTGACTCAGTGGAAACGGCTTGGATATTCTCTCTTGTTAAGGGCTGCGATGCGCCTTTCTAAAGTGGACCCTTCCACCGCCCAGACCTATGTCACGCAGGCAGTAAATGGTGGATTGATGCAGTCTAATGAAGATAATGCAGTCATCAGACACACTGCTTTGTACAACAATTACATAGGGCAGCATTTAACCGCCCGTGAAAAAACCAACTATTATCTTGCCGCACCCTTTGTTGACTATCTAAAGGAAAACAACGATCCTCGCCTTAGCTCTTTAGCCATAAGATATGTTGGGGCAACGGGTGGACCTGAACAAACTATGGACAGGGCTTCTACGGCTCCTGAAGTACAGGTAGGTATGCCTATGGGTTACGATGATGTTTCCATCAACACGGTGCTTGCAGAAAACGGCGTAGCTAGTTTGTGGGATTTCTCCCAGGGCAATATCAATACCGTGCTCAAAGTGAATGCCCCTGAGTTTCATGTCACTTATGCACAGACACAATTGCTTTTAGCTGAAGCGGTAGTGAGGGGTTGGGCTGATGGCGATGCTGCTGCCCTTTTTGCCAGTGGAATCAGGGCACATATGGAGCAGATGGCAACTTATGATGTAAATGCGACCATAGAAGAAAGTGCCATTCAGGCTTACCTTGATGCACATCCTTTGGAGACAGCTAATGCCTTGGCACAGATCAACACACAATACTGGGTGGCTTCTTTTCTGAATGGCTCAGAGGCATGGGCCAACTTTAGGAGGAGTGATTATCCTGCGCTCTTGCCTAATCCTTATCCTGGTTCTGAAATCACAGAGGAGTTTATTCGGCGTATGCCTTACCCGGATAGTGAGATCATCACCAATCAGCAAAATGTAAGTGATGCCATCAGTCGGCAGGGGCCTGACAATTTAGATACACGTATGTGGTGGGATGTGGCGCTTTGA
- a CDS encoding enolase C-terminal domain-like protein — protein sequence MTERKNNCNRRDSMKMLGLGSAGLLGMIGGIPGAALAQEKDTPAYARGMAPVTIKSVKAIGTRPSGSNLIVVKVETSEPGLYGLGCATFTQRAFAVLPAVEYLNEFCVGKDVDNIEDMWQSAYVSSYWRNGPVLNNALSGLDQALWDIKGKRANMPVHQLLGGKVRHAIPCYGHANGKTPEEVATDVQSFMDRGYKYIRIQQGGYGGAGISGTPDFKKAGFAKETDGYMSQGTYLRSVPKMFEAVRKACGEEIELLHDIHERVSPIDAINLIKNLEDYHPFFIEDPFSPENMEWFKELRAQTSVPIAMGELFNNINEFKEPMVNHWFDYIRIHVSQIGGLTPAMKVARLGEFYGIATAWHGPGDVSPVGHAAQAHMDYAIWNFGIQEAAHFSDELREVFPGCPMMNEGYMSVNEVPGFGVEINEKLAAKYPMSTKSNWTVRKDDGTIIRP from the coding sequence ATGACTGAAAGAAAGAACAATTGCAATCGTCGGGATTCAATGAAAATGCTTGGGCTGGGCTCAGCGGGATTATTAGGCATGATCGGGGGTATTCCTGGTGCAGCTTTAGCACAAGAGAAAGATACGCCCGCTTATGCCAGAGGTATGGCTCCTGTTACCATAAAAAGTGTGAAAGCCATAGGCACACGTCCCAGCGGTTCCAATTTAATTGTAGTGAAAGTGGAAACCTCAGAACCTGGCTTATATGGTTTGGGTTGTGCTACCTTTACCCAAAGAGCTTTCGCCGTACTTCCTGCCGTAGAATATCTCAATGAGTTTTGTGTTGGAAAAGATGTAGACAATATAGAAGACATGTGGCAGTCTGCCTATGTGAGTTCTTACTGGCGCAACGGACCAGTACTTAACAACGCACTAAGTGGTTTGGACCAGGCATTGTGGGACATCAAAGGAAAAAGAGCCAATATGCCCGTACACCAACTTTTGGGCGGTAAAGTGCGTCATGCAATTCCTTGTTATGGCCATGCTAATGGCAAAACTCCGGAAGAAGTGGCTACAGATGTTCAAAGCTTTATGGATCGGGGGTATAAGTATATTCGCATCCAGCAGGGGGGCTATGGCGGTGCTGGCATTTCCGGTACACCTGACTTCAAAAAAGCAGGTTTCGCCAAGGAAACCGATGGATACATGAGTCAGGGTACTTATCTGCGCTCCGTACCCAAAATGTTTGAAGCTGTACGCAAAGCTTGCGGTGAAGAAATAGAACTCTTACATGATATCCACGAAAGGGTATCACCCATAGATGCCATCAACCTGATCAAAAACCTGGAAGATTACCACCCTTTCTTCATTGAAGATCCTTTCTCACCTGAGAATATGGAGTGGTTCAAAGAGCTGCGGGCACAAACCAGTGTACCCATCGCGATGGGTGAGTTATTTAATAATATCAATGAGTTCAAAGAGCCTATGGTGAATCACTGGTTTGATTACATCAGAATTCACGTTTCCCAGATTGGCGGACTTACACCAGCGATGAAAGTGGCTCGCCTGGGTGAGTTTTATGGGATCGCCACAGCCTGGCATGGGCCGGGAGATGTATCTCCGGTAGGGCATGCAGCTCAGGCGCATATGGACTACGCGATCTGGAACTTTGGTATACAGGAAGCTGCCCATTTTTCAGATGAGCTGCGCGAAGTCTTTCCCGGCTGCCCGATGATGAATGAAGGCTATATGTCTGTGAATGAAGTACCTGGTTTTGGTGTGGAAATCAACGAGAAGCTAGCGGCTAAATATCCGATGTCTACCAAATCCAACTGGACGGTACGGAAAGACGATGGTACCATCATAAGACCATAA
- the dgoD gene encoding galactonate dehydratase → MKYTTKKKGVSRRSAIQSVLGVAGVSLMALPRTSYAANPGLASPGLASPGLASPGLASPGLMQDREKVRITRLETFLVKPRWIFLKIHTDAGVVGLGEPLLEGRALTIQTAIKEIEPYLIGKDPRQVVHHWQAIYRHAFYRGGPILTSALSGIDHALWDIKGKLLNVPVYELLGGPTRDRVRIYGRASTPEDMKKRIAEGYKVIKTGVAKENPARIVENPKFIKYAAENFAALREAAGDDMDIGIDFHGAISPQTAKVLIKELEPFQPMFVEEPCQAQNVEVMAEIARGTHLPIATGERIFTKWGFREILEKGAASIIQPDLCHAGGFTEGRIIAGMAEAYYVPVAPHNPMGPISLAVGIQLAASIPNFLVQEQVSLGEGYIKKPFKLEKDGTVLVPTAPGLGIELDEEKMKDKLGHDWKNPETYDPRDQSVVDW, encoded by the coding sequence ATGAAATATACAACCAAAAAGAAAGGTGTCTCCCGACGTTCTGCCATACAGTCTGTGTTAGGTGTTGCAGGAGTGAGCCTGATGGCACTGCCGCGTACATCCTATGCAGCAAATCCTGGACTGGCGAGTCCCGGACTGGCGAGTCCCGGACTGGCGAGTCCCGGACTGGCGAGTCCCGGACTGATGCAGGATAGAGAAAAGGTGAGAATCACCCGACTGGAAACTTTTCTGGTGAAGCCGCGCTGGATTTTTCTGAAAATACATACCGATGCCGGAGTAGTAGGATTAGGGGAACCTCTTCTGGAGGGTAGAGCCCTTACCATACAGACTGCCATCAAGGAAATAGAACCTTACCTGATTGGGAAAGATCCCCGGCAGGTGGTACACCACTGGCAGGCTATCTACCGCCATGCTTTTTATCGGGGCGGCCCTATTCTGACCAGTGCACTCAGCGGCATAGATCATGCTTTGTGGGACATCAAAGGTAAGCTTTTGAATGTACCAGTCTACGAATTGCTTGGTGGACCCACGCGGGACAGAGTACGCATTTATGGACGTGCCAGCACGCCCGAAGACATGAAGAAGCGGATCGCTGAAGGCTACAAAGTGATTAAAACCGGTGTGGCCAAAGAAAATCCCGCCCGTATCGTGGAAAATCCCAAATTCATCAAATACGCAGCAGAGAATTTTGCTGCCCTGCGTGAAGCAGCAGGAGATGATATGGACATCGGTATTGACTTTCATGGTGCTATTTCGCCCCAGACCGCTAAAGTCCTGATCAAAGAACTGGAACCCTTTCAGCCTATGTTTGTAGAAGAACCCTGCCAGGCTCAAAATGTAGAGGTCATGGCTGAGATTGCCAGGGGAACCCATCTGCCTATTGCTACTGGGGAGAGAATTTTTACCAAATGGGGTTTCCGTGAAATTCTGGAAAAAGGGGCAGCCAGCATTATTCAGCCAGACCTCTGCCATGCCGGAGGCTTTACAGAGGGGCGTATCATTGCTGGTATGGCGGAAGCATATTATGTGCCGGTTGCACCTCACAATCCGATGGGACCCATCTCTCTTGCGGTAGGCATACAGTTAGCGGCTAGCATTCCTAACTTCCTGGTGCAGGAGCAGGTATCTCTGGGAGAAGGATATATCAAAAAGCCTTTCAAACTGGAGAAAGATGGAACTGTGCTGGTGCCTACTGCCCCGGGATTAGGAATTGAGCTGGACGAAGAGAAGATGAAAGACAAGCTTGGGCACGACTGGAAAAATCCGGAAACTTATGACCCTCGTGACCAATCGGTGGTAGATTGGTAG
- a CDS encoding 2-keto-4-pentenoate hydratase, translated as MYIRQFYLCLLLTLSIAACTSTDTNSVEENDKEAPAETGMLVDSVLYYRQQQQKTDILSRHLPEITREQAIEIQLAMLQKELAAGEELIGWKMGGTIASDSAQYDPVFGYILSKNLIKQDSVVSAENFPGGEVLVEGEVGFVLKNDFRNGVSSIEELKEGIDYVVGAVEFAQSTAIPAPEAPDAFSLNHTLATGMGQAGLIIGSVQKDVNDFEMHSETVQCFIDGELAAEGSSSRVYTSPLHALFSLANMLPQHGNYLKQGDIVVTGSLYANPTIDSTCQVRLEYNHLGNITFSMK; from the coding sequence TTGTACATTCGTCAATTTTATCTCTGCTTACTCCTTACACTTTCTATTGCTGCCTGCACATCCACCGACACTAACTCTGTTGAAGAAAACGATAAAGAGGCCCCGGCTGAAACAGGTATGCTGGTGGATTCTGTCTTGTACTACAGGCAGCAGCAGCAGAAAACAGATATCCTCTCACGGCACCTGCCAGAGATTACACGTGAACAAGCCATTGAGATACAACTGGCAATGTTGCAGAAAGAACTGGCGGCAGGAGAGGAGCTCATCGGGTGGAAAATGGGAGGTACCATTGCTTCCGATTCAGCTCAGTATGACCCGGTTTTTGGCTATATCCTCAGCAAAAATCTGATAAAGCAAGATAGTGTAGTCTCTGCGGAAAACTTTCCGGGAGGAGAGGTGCTGGTAGAAGGGGAAGTGGGGTTTGTGTTGAAAAACGACTTTAGAAATGGTGTAAGCTCTATTGAGGAACTGAAAGAGGGAATTGACTATGTGGTGGGTGCTGTAGAGTTTGCACAATCCACGGCTATACCGGCTCCCGAGGCACCGGATGCTTTCAGCCTTAATCACACCCTGGCCACGGGTATGGGTCAGGCCGGGCTAATCATAGGTAGTGTTCAGAAGGATGTGAATGACTTTGAGATGCACAGTGAGACTGTTCAATGTTTTATTGATGGTGAACTGGCTGCTGAAGGTTCGTCCTCACGTGTCTATACAAGTCCCCTGCATGCGCTCTTTTCTTTAGCGAATATGCTTCCACAACATGGTAACTATTTGAAACAGGGAGATATCGTGGTTACCGGTTCTCTTTATGCCAATCCTACCATTGACAGCACATGTCAGGTACGTCTGGAATACAATCATCTGGGCAATATCACTTTTAGTATGAAATAA
- a CDS encoding outer membrane protein assembly factor BamB family protein: protein MKYTFICLIACVVLSGSCGSLEEHTGFSEQQSQDWPVYGGNSEGNRYSSLTQINRHNVGQLQLAWTYDTEENNNPEERGRDIQCQPIVVNGILYGTTPQLKLFAVNAATGEQIWKFDPFSDTNKPPTFHPLRGVMYWEDSDDKRILFTAGAFLYAVNALTGEPILSFGEQGTVDLHEGLGDKETLGHEVNDLNIRSTSPGVIYEDFLILGSSMSESGNAPPGHIRAFNVRTGKLEWVFHTIPLPGEFGYDTWSEDAYQKIGGANSWAGMVLDEKRGVIYAGTGSPSVDFYGGDRIGKNLFANCVIALDAKTGKRKWHFQTVHHDLWDRDLPCPPNLVTVTHAGKRIEAVAQVTKDGYVFLFDRDTGTPLFEVEEVAVPTSPALPGEQPWPTQPVPVKPVPFAMQELTEENITDRTPEAREYVLARFRNSLHGSKYMPPSLEGSLYFGFGGGAEWGGNAADPDGILYLNSNNMLWWLQMRDIREQNRNAQLSKGESLFNANCAACHGMDDKAKPASNEVQAYPTLTDVEKRMSREQIRSILQTGRGRMPSFQYLSKDDQEQIINFLLKTETSDAQHAAPEITKAGKGVFPYIPPFLNNGNIQFRDQDNYPAIKPPWGTLNAIDLNIGEYLWQVPLGEYPELAQQGIPTTGTENHGGPIVTAGGLLFIAATYDEKIRAFDKKTGEIVWEYALPAGGFATPITYRVDGKQFLVIAAGGTRYGLKSGGSYVAFALP, encoded by the coding sequence ATGAAGTACACATTTATATGTCTCATTGCTTGTGTAGTGTTATCAGGAAGTTGTGGGTCTCTAGAAGAGCATACAGGCTTCAGCGAGCAGCAAAGCCAGGATTGGCCGGTATACGGCGGAAATTCTGAGGGAAATCGCTACTCTTCTCTTACACAAATCAATAGACATAATGTAGGGCAGCTTCAACTGGCATGGACTTACGATACTGAGGAAAATAATAATCCTGAAGAAAGGGGACGTGATATTCAATGTCAACCTATTGTGGTCAATGGTATACTCTACGGCACTACTCCCCAGTTAAAACTTTTTGCTGTCAATGCGGCCACCGGAGAGCAAATATGGAAGTTTGATCCTTTCTCTGATACCAATAAGCCACCCACCTTTCATCCTCTGCGTGGTGTCATGTATTGGGAAGATAGTGATGATAAACGTATTTTATTCACCGCAGGCGCTTTTCTCTATGCCGTCAATGCCCTTACCGGAGAGCCGATTCTAAGTTTTGGTGAGCAGGGGACAGTAGATCTTCACGAAGGTCTGGGAGATAAAGAAACCCTAGGACATGAAGTAAACGATCTTAACATCAGATCTACTTCTCCCGGAGTTATTTACGAAGACTTTTTGATTTTAGGTTCCAGCATGTCTGAATCGGGCAATGCACCTCCCGGTCATATTCGTGCCTTCAACGTTCGCACTGGCAAGCTGGAATGGGTATTTCATACCATTCCTCTTCCCGGTGAGTTTGGTTACGATACCTGGTCAGAAGATGCGTATCAAAAAATAGGAGGGGCAAACTCTTGGGCAGGAATGGTTCTGGACGAAAAGCGTGGAGTCATTTATGCAGGTACCGGCTCTCCTTCCGTTGATTTTTATGGAGGAGACCGTATTGGTAAAAATTTGTTTGCCAATTGTGTGATTGCGCTGGATGCGAAAACCGGAAAACGCAAGTGGCACTTTCAAACTGTTCATCATGACCTGTGGGACAGAGATCTGCCTTGCCCTCCCAATCTGGTTACTGTCACCCATGCTGGAAAGAGAATAGAAGCAGTAGCCCAGGTCACCAAAGATGGATATGTCTTCTTATTTGACCGGGATACCGGTACACCACTCTTTGAGGTCGAGGAAGTAGCAGTGCCTACTTCTCCTGCTTTGCCTGGTGAGCAACCCTGGCCAACGCAGCCTGTACCGGTGAAACCAGTCCCTTTTGCTATGCAGGAACTCACAGAAGAGAACATTACGGATCGTACCCCTGAAGCCCGGGAATATGTTTTAGCTCGATTTCGCAACAGTCTGCATGGAAGTAAATATATGCCTCCTAGTTTAGAAGGTTCATTATATTTTGGTTTTGGAGGAGGCGCCGAATGGGGAGGCAACGCAGCTGATCCTGATGGTATACTCTATCTCAATTCCAACAATATGCTTTGGTGGCTACAGATGCGGGACATCCGTGAACAAAATAGGAATGCTCAACTTTCCAAAGGTGAATCATTATTTAACGCCAACTGTGCTGCCTGTCATGGAATGGACGATAAAGCTAAGCCCGCCAGTAATGAAGTTCAGGCCTATCCTACACTCACAGATGTAGAAAAACGAATGAGTAGAGAGCAAATCCGCTCAATCCTGCAAACCGGAAGAGGAAGAATGCCTTCGTTTCAGTATCTTTCTAAAGATGATCAGGAACAAATCATCAATTTTTTACTAAAAACAGAAACCTCAGATGCTCAGCATGCGGCACCCGAAATTACTAAAGCCGGAAAAGGTGTTTTTCCATACATACCTCCATTTTTAAATAATGGTAACATACAGTTTCGTGATCAGGACAATTATCCGGCAATCAAACCTCCATGGGGTACGCTGAATGCCATAGACCTCAATATAGGCGAATACCTATGGCAGGTTCCATTAGGTGAGTATCCTGAATTAGCCCAACAGGGTATCCCAACTACAGGAACTGAAAATCATGGAGGACCTATCGTGACAGCCGGAGGTCTCCTGTTTATTGCAGCTACCTACGATGAAAAGATAAGAGCTTTTGATAAAAAAACCGGAGAAATCGTCTGGGAGTATGCGTTGCCTGCCGGTGGCTTTGCTACGCCCATCACTTATAGGGTGGATGGCAAGCAATTTCTCGTCATCGCGGCTGGTGGTACACGTTACGGATTAAAATCAGGAGGCTCTTACGTGGCTTTTGCTTTACCTTAG